One window of Deltaproteobacteria bacterium genomic DNA carries:
- a CDS encoding ABC transporter permease gives MRALFEYIGKLTEGFISTAGGMAIMLYQAALWMFVPPFKLRNIFKQMEFVGVKSMFVVLLTGSFTGMVLALQSYNALKRFGAESLVGPTVALSMARELGPVLTGLMVTGRAGSAMATELATMRVTEQIDALYTMAVNPIKYLVAPRLLAGILMLPVLTVIADFIGVAGGYFISVNLLNINPGVYIGRTVDFVKVEDIFDGLTKSFFFGLILSLVACYNGFYAKGGAEGVGRAATTSVVMSSVLILIADYILTSIMFK, from the coding sequence ATGAGAGCTCTTTTTGAATATATAGGCAAATTGACTGAGGGCTTTATAAGTACAGCAGGGGGCATGGCAATCATGCTTTATCAGGCTGCTTTGTGGATGTTTGTCCCTCCGTTTAAATTGCGGAACATCTTCAAACAGATGGAGTTTGTGGGCGTAAAGAGCATGTTCGTTGTCCTCCTGACAGGTTCATTTACAGGCATGGTTCTGGCCCTCCAGAGTTACAACGCACTCAAAAGGTTTGGCGCAGAAAGTCTGGTTGGACCAACTGTTGCTTTAAGTATGGCAAGAGAACTGGGACCGGTTTTAACAGGTCTTATGGTTACAGGAAGGGCAGGCTCTGCAATGGCAACAGAACTAGCCACAATGCGGGTTACAGAACAGATAGATGCCCTCTATACAATGGCTGTAAATCCGATAAAGTATCTTGTTGCCCCGCGGCTCCTTGCCGGCATACTGATGCTGCCTGTCCTGACAGTGATTGCAGATTTCATAGGTGTTGCAGGCGGATATTTTATCAGTGTTAATCTACTGAATATAAACCCTGGCGTGTATATAGGCAGGACTGTTGATTTTGTAAAGGTTGAAGATATATTTGATGGACTTACAAAATCGTTCTTTTTTGGACTCATCCTTTCTCTTGTAGCATGTTACAATGGTTTTTATGCAAAGGGCGGCGCTGAAGGGGTTGGGAGGGCAGCAACTACATCTGTTGTTATGTCATCTGTACTGATACTGATTGCAGACTATATCCTGACATCAATTATGTTCAAGTAA